Sequence from the Bremerella volcania genome:
CCAGGTCGGCACACACACGCAGGGCGAGTGCCACGTTCTCGGCGTGTTCCACGTACATGAAGCCAGCCAGGTCGAGCGGCGTGATCTGCTCGACGTCTTCTTCGCTGATGGCAATCAGTTGGGTTTGCCGGTCTTTGCTGGCATGCTCGAAGACGTCAAGGTGGTCGCGCTCGGCGGTGAACAGTTTCGTTTTCACCGGTACCATGCCGGCCAGCGCCCAGGCCACGTCCTTTTCCGTCGGCCCCATCACGTCGAGATGGTCTTCGCGGGCATTGGTGATCACGCCGTGCGTGGCTCGTATCAGCTTGTTTTCGCACAGCCACTGCAGGTTCGGCCGCAGGGCCATGCACTCGATGACCAGAGCTTCCGCTTCAAACTCGACGGCCATGTCGACAATGCGGACCTGCTCGATTACGTTGGCCCTCGAGGGGCGAAACACCGGGTACTCGGTACCGCTGGGAACAATCATCCGGGGGAGCGTGCCGGTCGTTTTGCAGCACGTGCGTATGCCGGAAGCACGCAGGCCGGCCGCAATCAGCCGGGCCACGCTTGACTTGCCGCGGGTGCCGTTGACGTGCACGCGGATGGGTATCTTGGCGAGCTTTTGCCGATGCCGGTACAGCTCCCAGATCCCGTACCCGATCAACAGACCGGTGGTGATCAATAGAACAATCGTAGCCATGGGGCCTAGGCGATGGGGCGCCTAAAGGTCCTCGGAGAGTCACGGTTCGCGGCAAGGGTCATCCCGAGGACCGACCTGCCACTAAGCACTGGTGCGTGCTGGAAATCACCGCGAGAACGATCGACCCGTTCCGCCTGAAACGCGCCTGAGCCGGACCTATTTTGGGGGAGGGGAGAAGCCCTCTTAGAAATACAGTCCGCTGTCGATTTCGGAAGTATGTATCGTTTTTCGTAGGCGTCAACTGGAGGAAATATCCCCAGCGCGAAAAATAACCAACAATGTGTCCTTCC
This genomic interval carries:
- the pgsB gene encoding poly-gamma-glutamate synthase PgsB; the encoded protein is MATIVLLITTGLLIGYGIWELYRHRQKLAKIPIRVHVNGTRGKSSVARLIAAGLRASGIRTCCKTTGTLPRMIVPSGTEYPVFRPSRANVIEQVRIVDMAVEFEAEALVIECMALRPNLQWLCENKLIRATHGVITNAREDHLDVMGPTEKDVAWALAGMVPVKTKLFTAERDHLDVFEHASKDRQTQLIAISEEDVEQITPLDLAGFMYVEHAENVALALRVCADLGVDRATALRGMWEAKPDPGAMTAHEMDFFGRKIHFVNGFAANDPESTERIWKMALERYPEVERRVMVVNCRQDRPDRSQQLGKSVTNWPPADYYVLIGTGTYIFAKTATEAGIDPLKLVFAEDLPAPDIFETLLEYSGKTSLIMGIANIGGVGLDVVRYFANRSTQKTFK